The following proteins come from a genomic window of Candidatus Obscuribacter sp.:
- a CDS encoding DUF2188 domain-containing protein, with amino-acid sequence MACTKLEGKKSSGNFDTQQQAVNVARGFAQNVDRSQVVVHRKDNGQIRTEFTYGDDPFPPKG; translated from the coding sequence TTGGCATGTACAAAGCTGGAGGGCAAAAAGTCCTCCGGTAATTTTGACACCCAGCAGCAAGCTGTAAATGTTGCACGTGGTTTCGCTCAGAATGTTGATAGAAGCCAGGTTGTGGTTCACCGAAAAGACAATGGTCAAATTCGTACAGAGTTTACCTATGGCGATGATCCATTCCCGCCTAAAGGCTAA